TTGATTTTCCAACTGAATATATTACATCACAGGTCAAACGTCTCTTTCTAGGACGAAACATGACCTTATTAAAGTGGCTCTGATATTATTCTGTCTATTCTCTACTTGTTTTTGATAGACTAGTGAAAAGCCATTGATCAATACTCGATGATCAATCAATTACTCCAAAGACAATGAACTCAATTGTGAAATAACTATCCAGTAGACATGTCCCACATCATCGTTACAATAGataacagacatgcagacatacagCAAGTAAGACACTCAACacatttgacaaacaaaatacctGAAAGCTCATGTTTTTTAGGTTGACATTCATATTGGTAGCCGAATACATATCCAGTGGACATATATCTGTTTCACCAGTGAATGGTGACACTGTGATGGCATCCGAAATTGATGGCAAGTTGTCAGTGAAACCGCCATCAATGCAATACTACCAAAAAGTACCACAAATGTGGAATTAATACTGTCTCTAATGATGCATGACACAAGAGTGTCCACATATTTGGCTACCTGGCCTCTGAAGCGTGGCAATCTGATACCAGAGAAAAGAGGAATAAAGCAACTTGCCTTTAATGCCTgtcaaaatgacaaaaacaattagtttgttgtatgcacagcacaaaaaacaaacaaagtaatGATTAAagtttgtgtaggtgtgtgtggtgtgtgcgtgtgtggtgtgtgtgtggtgtgtgtgtggtgtgtgtgtgtgtgtgtgtgtgtgtgtgtgtgtgtgtgtgtgtgtgtgtgtgtgtgtgtgtgtgtgtgtgtgtgtgtgtgtgtgtgtgtgtacacacacaaatatgcaCACTTGGCCAAATTCCAATTTAACTGTCCTACAATTACCATACACAtcctgtactgtacatactatgGACTCCCACATCTCCACAAAGATTATGATCTAGTCGCTGATTGGTCACACGGGTGACAATTGATTCAAATGCAATTCAGCCCACATGGCGCGTCCACCTCCACACACACCCAAACCAACCACAACCAGCCAACCAACTCAAATATTTACTAACGAAAAACGTCACACAAACCATACAATCAGCCCGAATTTCCGTTTCGAGTTTCGTCACTCACCGCACCTAACGCAAGCCGTTTCACATTCCCGAAATACGCCATAAAAATGATAGATTACGAAAACAACCATCAGTTATACGTTTGAGGCATTTCGTATTCGTTTCGCGTAAAAATTCTTTGTACGTACATCCGCCCGACCACACCCCTCCGACCACATGGACAGTCgccaactgacaaacaaaactCGCAAATATTACCTCGATTAGATCATCTCTCGATTCGAAGTCGCGCACGATTAAGTTCTCCAAGCGTCTTCTCCCTTTAACAACCGTCAACGAAACTCTCAGCTTCCCCGACGTCGAGATATGAACATCATCGGGCAGTAGTCTCCTCAGCGACAACTCAAGCTCGCCAAGAATGTCAAAACGAGGGTCAAACGGCCCGAGGTAGTGACTCCGCAATCTTTCCGACGTCTCAAGTACTCGTTCTAGTGCTGCGTCGACGTCGGCGCGAGGAGAGAGGAGAAAAACGGCGGCCAAAGCGCCAGCGCTTGCCCCTCCCACGCTCTGTATGTGAGGCAAGAGATGTGGAGCTCGAGTTTTGAGACATGAGACGACACCGAGATGGTAGACGCCGAGAAATCCGCATCCAGAGAAGGAAAAGTTCATCGCACCTCCAGGAAGTGCGCGCTGTGTGTATGAAGCGTACTGTGGGCGTCGGCGTGGTGTGATGGGAGTGTACTAGGCGGAATCACGTGAGTCACGTGCTTACATCACTTGGCAATCACTTCCATCACCGGGGGCAACGTTAACGTCACTACTATTGTTTGTCGAGGCGAGTTGAGTAAATATTGGCACGATGCCTGATTTTGTAAGACAAATGCTTGTCGTCACGTCATTTTCTTGTGACCTAAGAACAACAACACTGAGAGAAGTGACAAGTAGGAGGGCACTGTCACATGTACTGTACGACGATTGGCAGTAGCAGATCACGTGATCATGTAAATTACTGACACTTACAACTGAGTCACGTGAGAAGTGGAGTCGCGTGACTCGAAGTCAGCTCACCCACGAATTATAATACAATTTGCGACACATATCTGCAAGATTCATGtttataaatatgtaaataatatAGACTTAGTCACTAGTTCAGTACGTGTGAGCATTTGCGTCAAAATCAGCTCGCGTACAGTACATCACAAGTGAGTGTGAAACCGCGAGGCTAAATTCAGCACACAGTTTTCCTTTTCCGATGCTCCAAACAATAACAGTGAAATCGTGGTTGTTGGTATGAACATCCGGGCTGCTAGTACGTCAAAAAACCGGAAGTTAGCAGGATGGATTTCTTACCACGGCTCTGGTTGCTGCTAGTCAGCTGCTGGCAAGTAACCCTAGCATCAAATCGTTGTCCTACTGTTGTGGGCAACAGATACTCGTGAGTTTAGATGCTCATTCGTCACAATGTCGTGTGTAATCGGCGTTGATatgcaggcaagcaggcaagGATTTATTTGACGTTGGAAAGTACATAGAGGCAATAGAATGCCTGGAGATGGCTGTAGAGAGAGCTGCAGTACCTCAAAGTTTTACAAACTTAGGTAAGGAAACAATTGTTTGCTCTAGCTAGTGACACATGATCCCTAGCCTCCAATACAatgtagtctagtgtattgtgagatgcatccctccaatacaatagtctaatgtattgtgagatgcatccctctaatacaatagtctaatgtattgtgagatgcattccttcaatacaatagtctaatgtattgtgagatgcatccctccaatacaatagtctagtgtattgtgagatacacccctccaatacaatagtctagtgcattgtgagatgcacccctccaatacaatagtctagtgcattgtgTCTGTGAGATGCAATCCCTctaatacagtagtctagtgtattgtgagatacattcctccaatacaatagtccagtgtattgtgacatggatccctccaatacaatacatttgcTTAAGTAAAAAATTAGTcaattaactatttaatttCTAAGTTTTAgagttaactaattaacttttGAAATTAGCTGCTGCTCAAATGGAAGCCAAATTATATGAAAGCTGTGAAAAGAGCTGCATGAAAGCTCTAGAAGTAAATCCCAAATACATTCCTGCGATCGAGGCTTTGTCAGCTCTCTATCAACGACAAGGAAGACACATGGATGCACTGGCTTATGACCACAAAGCGTTTAAATACTCGCTAACAAACGTAGAGCCACTCATTCGAATGGCCGAAGACTTACACGAACTTGGGAGATACAGCAGGAGTATGTTATACATAGACAAAGCTTTGCAGATGGATTCTAAGTCATTGGCAGCAAACGCAAGAAAGGCGATCGCTTTGTTTGAAGAGAGTCAATTTGTTAAGGCAGCAAACTTGGCACACGAAGTGTTGGAGAATAATCCCAGCGATAACCAAGTATGcgtatttatattatttatttatttttatttttattctattattttttatctatatttatttagttttatttatttattctatttattttatttattttatttattatatttattttatttattttatttattatatttattttatttattttatttattttatttattctatttattttatttatttatttatttatttatttattttatttattctatttatttattttatttatttatttattttatttattttattaaatttacgtatttattttatttattttatttattttatttattttatttattttattaaatttacgtatttattttatttattttattaaattttatttattacttatttatttattttatttattttatttattttatttattttatttattttatttattttatttattttatttattttatttattttatttactttatttatttttatttattttttattctttttatttatttttatttatttttatttattttttatttattttttatttattcattgTTTTAAATGAACAGAAAGTTGATATTGATGTGTTAGTGACACAAgactttttgttgtttattagcAAGAAGGAATTGTTCAACGGATTCTTCTTGCGTCGCTTCTCAAAACCGGGAGAGCAGACTTGGCAGTCGTGCATTCATCGCGATGGCTCAGCACAACAGCCAGCTCTCAGGATGTcaagtaacacacacacacacacacacacacacacacacacacacacacacacacacacacacacacacacacacacacacacacacacacacaccatttcttCTGTATTATACACCAACTCGGTGTCGTCTTTAGTTGTGCACTGATGAACATTCAGAGACTGATTAATGCATTTGATCGCGAAAAGGACCACAGGGTAGGAGTCCGGCTGCTGTTTTTATCTCTTCTAGAGAAGCGTGTAACCCAGCTCGGCAGATTTCACTACATCTGCTCACCACACATGTTTTTCTATCTACCAGCCACACAAGAGCAGGTGAGCCCAATCACTAAATATactacaatgtgtgtgtgtgtgtgtgtgtgtgtgtgtgtgtgtgtgtgtgtgtttgtgtgtgtgtgtgtgtgtgtgtgtgtgtgtgtgtgtgtgtgcgtgtgtgtgtatgtgcgtgcgcgtgcgtgcgtgtgtgtgtgtgtgtgtgtgtcactgtgtgtgtgtgtttgtgtgtgcgtgtgtgcgtatgtgcgtgtgtgtgtgtgtgtgtgtgtgtgtgtgtgtgtgtgtgtgtgtgtgtgtgtgtgtgtgtgtgtgtgtggctacCCTCTTATGACATATATGTGTACGTGTTGCTGCTGATTTAGAGGACTGCAATGGCAAAATTTGTGTCTGCAAGCCACCCGAGCGTGTTGACATCTTCCAGGCAGTCATATCAACGACTGTTTGAAAGGTTTCCTATAAAGTACAAGCATTTGAATGGGAGTCGATTGAGAGTTGGAATCATTGGATCATGTTTTCATAGAAAACATGCTGTAATTTGTATTGTATATGTGGGTTTGCTGTATAGAGTCGTTATTGTTATTATGACTGTTTTGCAGTTGGCTCTCTTCTTGTTGAGGATTGTAACAAAATTTTTGGACAACAATGATCGagtagttgatatctactTGTATGCAGTGAACCAGCAACGAGATGTTTTAACGGATATGGTAAAATGGTGTATACACAGattagcagacagacaaacagacagacagacagatagatagttgtgtgtgtgtgtgtgtgtgtgtgtgtgtgtgtgtgtgtgtgtgtgtgtgtgtgtgtgtgtgtgtgtgtgtgtgactaacTTGTTCGTGTGTGTACACAACTTTGATTGTGATGTGCTacacttttgtttgtttgtagtttatATCAATGGTAGAAGACCGGTTTCGTAACGAATCGGGCATCGATGCTGAACATATTGCACACGACATCTTCAAAGACAATATTCACGTTCTCGTTGACGTCGCAGGCTTTTCAAACACTTTGATTCAACGCACTCTAGCTATAAAACCCGCTCCAGTTCAAATAGGATATCTCGCATTTCCTGGTAGGCAATTTTTATCTGTTGATTATTTGTTTAggtaattaatttgtttgtgtgttattggtctgtttatctgtttgtctgtctgtctgttagcttgtgtgtgtgtgtgagtgtgtgcacgtgcacgcgcacgcacgcacgtgtttgttttgtttctgtatGTGTGACTGACTATATGTCTATGTGTGTTCggttgtttgcctgtctcaTACATTTATATTACACTAATAATGCACAGGCACTTCTGGCTCCGACTACATGGATTACTTTATCTGTGATCCGATTGCCTGTGAGAGGGATGACGACTTTACTGAATTGCTTATCAATCTTCCACACACAGTTGTCCCACCCATACGAGAAGTAAACGACGGTGATCCTGGTAATCttcaatacttaattaaataataattattaattaaagcaaacaTCTAGAGACAAATTTGTACTACAGGAAATGATCACAACGTATTGTCCAAGGAAAAGATGAAAATTGCTCCAAGAAACTTTGTCTTCTGTTCTTTAGCTTTGGTGTGGTTCCAGCTGGTTGATTAGACGTTTAGTCTGTAGGTTTACTtacatgtgttgtgtgttgcagAGTTCGTATGTTGACAGGCCAACAATGAAGCTGTGGAGTTCCATTCTACAGCAGACACCAAACTCTGTTTTGTGGATTGTTTTGTATTCTAACTCAAGTGGTTGGTACATGTGATATGACATTGAtgatttgtgtgtatgtgtgtgtgcatgtgtgcgtgcgtgcatgtgtatgtgcgtgcatgtgtgcgtgcgtgcatgtgtatgtgcgtgcatgtgtgtgtgtgtgtgtgtgtgtgtgtgtgtgtgtgtgtgtgtgtgtgtgtgtgtgtgtgtgtgtgtctgcctgtctggtttgtgtgaatgtgtctctctgtctctctgtgatGATCGTATATTTCTTAGATTAAACTAATgcacatttctgcaataaaattaaaaggcTACAACTAAAGTGaaatgtctatctgtctgtctggtgtgtgtgtgtgtgtgtgtgtgtgtgtgtgtgtgtgtgtgtgtgtttgtgtgtgtgtgtgtgtgtgtgtgtgtgtgtgtgtgtgtgtgtgtgtgtgtgtgtgtgtgtgtgggtctgtgtctgtgtgtctggtatgtgtctgtgtttgtctgtatgtatgtatgtatgtctggtgtgtgtatgtgtgtatgtgtgtatgtgtgtgtgcgtagaGCCCACAGTGCTTGCAGAAGCCGAGAAACTCGGCATAAAGCAACGACTGAGATTGACACTGGACTTAACATACGCACAGGTAAACACAACATATCAAATATCACACTCTGATTTCTCCATACACATTGAGCTCACCATATCAACTCACAAGCTATCACTCATTGTCATCACCAAGTACTAACAGTTGAGATTTTATACACTGACACTCCATTGGAATGCAACCCTTCACACACCATTTTCACCCAAAATGTCATACATTCAAACATTCTGTGTTGCATGTGTCTGTAGATGAAGAGATATGCTCCTGGCATCTGTGACCTCTATCTGGACACGCCTCTCTATAATGACTACTTGAGGGTCGCAATGGCGTTGAACTTTGGAATCCCTGTGCTGACGATTCGTGGTGACTCGATGACAACGCGACTGACAACGAGCATGCTTTTTAGTGCTGGAGTAGAGAAGGAACTAGCCGCTCTGAACAAACAGAAGTAATGGTTTGTGTTGTGGATGTCACATTGGTGTACGTGTgagtgttttgtctgtctgtttgtgtgtgtgtgtgtgtgtgtgtgtgtgtgtgtgtgtgtgtgtgtgtgtgtgtgtgtgtgtgtgtgtgtgtgtgtcactatgcatgttgtctgtttatgtgtctgtcaatctagTGCCTCTTGTTATGCTAGATACATCGAGGGTGCAATGTATTACTACAAATGGCCAAATCGATTGACACAGCTGCGCAAGAAGTTGGCCGATCACAAGAAAAACCGAGACGTCCCTCTGTTCAATGCTCAAGTCCATTACATCACTCTCACTTACGCGTTCGTCAGGGCACATGAAAAGTACATAAAGGGCAGGAAACGAAAGTTTTACATCGAGGTGACTGACCACGAggactacaacacaaacaagcaacataTCAGAATCATACGAAAAGGGTAGCCGatcattttattatttctgttgatatcaactataaTATAGAATTTGTTAGAAGTTAACAGATTTTTACAAATTTCAGTGAATTCTAGTTTGTGGCGTAGAGTTTGACGGTGGAGTGTCTTCTACGAGGATTTCTGGTGGAGAGCGGTGTCGAAGTCTCTTTTGCCAAATAAAGTGTTTagttgtgacgtcatcaagTAGTCCAATCTCTAGTTTACAAAATGTTGGCTTAGCCTTCAAGTCATCACTGCCATTAGTCTTCTGCTGTTTACTCCTTTTTACTCTTCCTGGTTTTCCTCTTTGTTTCGTACACACGTGTTCACTTTGCCTCGAGTTACCCGTCGCGCACGTCGCGCGAGGTAGCCCATTTCGCGCACCTCGCGATCTGGAACTCCGAGGACAGTAACTGTCAATTGGATTAAAATGGTCTGTAGAGTGCGGTGACATCCATCCGCAACGTGATGACGATGTTAGAGGCAGCACCGAATTCACTGCCATATTGCTCTTACCCTTGCGTTTTGATTTCGGCTTTCCAAACGTCGAAGGACTGTGTTCAAACGCCAGTGGCCGCTTGAAATTCACGTGACAAGCACATGCGTTCTCCGTACAAACGTAATCGGACGGAACATCGCTGAAAAGCCAGCTGTCATCGTCACCGGCTGCCATCGTTACAGCACGACTTGTTTATCCGGGTCGGTAATCCGGGCTTTTGTTAATTATCCGGGGGCTTAAAGATTATCCAGGTTTATTTAGTTATAAGTTTTagtttaaaaataataatttaaaatacaaaattaattaatttaaacgtaagttataaaatataataagtAACAATATTTTTGAAAAGTAAtttagtaaataaattatgTAGGTTAATATAattgaaataattaataaattttaattcttaatttttatttattaattatgttatttatttattatttaataaaaattaaatagcaCAATTTTttataatcaataataaatgtaaataaattattaattaaaaatttcaTTAATAATATCCGGGATATAAACCACATATTATCCGGGGTATTCCAAATCAACACCTGCATTTTACCTTATCAACCTTTGGTTGCCGTGGTATCAAGCGTCGGCGTGGGTGCCAAATCAAATGAGCAGCGAGACAGTCGACTGGTTGAACGCTTATCGCCTGAACGGTCGGTCGCCTTTCTTCCCGCTTTTGCAACACTCATTTGCAACATTGTCTCTCTATTGTTGCAATGTCGGCAGGAATGATGACACGGCGCGATCCCACGTGTATGCTGTCGCTTGATCATTGGGAGGGAAGGTCCGTCGATGCGAAGGCTGCTGAAGCCGAGTTGAGAGAAGCCAGACAGAGGCTGGAGGAGAAGAGGAGGAAAGAAGAGGGATTGAGggagaagagagagaaaggTGGATAGAGTGGGATTgtttgctggtgtgtgtgtgtgtgtgtgtgtgtgtgtgtgtgtgtgtgtgtgtgtgtgtgtgtgtgtgtgtgtgtgtgtgtgtgtgtggtgtgtctgtctgtctgcgtctgtgtctgtatgtgtgtgtgtgtgtgtgtgtgtgtgtgtgtgcgtgtgtgcgtgtctgtgtgtctgtgtctgtgtgtctgtgtctgtgtctgtgcgtgtgtgtgtgtctgtgtgtgtgtgcgtctgtgtgtgcgtctgtgtgtgtgtgtgtgtgtgtgtgtgtgtgtgtgtgtgtgtgtgtgtgtgtgtgtgcaaatgtTCTGATACATTTTCTCTAGAATCGTTTGAGGCTCATCTAAGACTAACAACTCAACTTATTTTTTCAAGCTCTCGGCAGGTGGCATTTATGTTACGTGTATCCGGAGATCAAAGTGGGTTGTATGTAACTTACTTGTTTACAATTAGATTCCAAGTCTTTGTGAGCCAAGAAGTCTTTATCATTTTAAACGAGAAACATTTGTTCCACAAGTTCTTCCAAGATGGTGAGCAACTGCAGCTGTGTTTCTGTTGATCAGTTTGTTTGCCTCTTTagctgttggtctgtttattatctatttgtttgtttgtagaataaatgtttttatttgttagatgtacatacatagatGTTGACAGACTGGtcgatggatggacagatgagcagacagacagacagacagacagatcttcaTATGCGTGTgtgccaacacacacacacacacacacacacacacacacacacacacacacacacacacacacacacaaacacacacatgcatgcgcgcacacacacacaaacaaacacacacacacacacacacacacacacacacacaaatacacacaagcatgcacgcacacacacacaaacactgcacgcgcgcacacacacacacacacacacacacacacacacacacacacacacacacacaaacacacacacacacaaacacaaatggacaaatggatatgctcTTTGGAAAGTTtcaaagatagcacccctgTATATTTCTAGGTGGGGACCCCAACGCTACTCACAGTTTAGACCGTGCTGATGAACCCCTTGATAAGTGGTCAGAGCGtcaaagggcactgactttggcgcagccgCGGGGGACTGGACTCaagtccacacgtacccgtataAATACTGcttgatgttctgccaagccagcggtctagtccaccTTCAgccaaagaccaggtactcatttatactcctaggtcaagagaggcaattgtgtgtgaatttcttgcccacgGAAAGTACGTCTGTACTTGTCCGCGAACCTACGACCTCAACGTcctggatgtttccattctccaaatgcaactttttctaaccaactgagctacagatgacacacacacacacacacacacacacacacacacacacacacacacacacacacacacacacacacacacacacacacacacacacacacacacacaccaccaccaccaccaccaccaccacatgAGACACACTGATGCATAGATCAGCAGTATAAAACTATCCAGACCATAGAGAAACAGAACGGACAcgaacatgcagatttcaaaACAACCAATCATTAACTAATACAATCACATACATTTTCTGAAGGCCAAAGGAAGTCAGCTGCATTTCAGATCACATATCCCACCATCCATATGTTCCCAAACATCGAGAATCTCTATGTAACCCAGGTGTGTACACTCCACTCTCATTTCTTATTAATTCCTATTAGTTATCGTCTCTCTACATTGTCTACAGATCGAGACAAAGACCGAATGGTGACAAGACATCTTGAGAATGGAAGCCGACTTGTGTATTTCTATTCTCCCAGCATGGAGtcgtttgtatgtgtgtttagTGTTTCTACTTGTTCTCGCTTTcttatgtttgcttgtttgttagtttaaACGTGCTCGTGTTGGAGAGAGTGTAGTGTGTGAGGGTGGTGTTTGCTGTAAGCTCGAGTCTGTGACGGGTAACATGCTGCTGTTTGAGTCACGATTTGAAAGTGGGAATCTTCAGAAAGCAGTTCAAGTGTAATTGCTGGTGTTGTGTGTACGACGTTGTGTGATGGTGATCAATAAtgaagtttgtgtgtttgtttgtctgtctgtttatctgtctgtctgtttgtctctctgtttgtctgtttgtttgtttgtctgtctgtctatctgtctgtctgtctctctgtttgtctgtctgtctgtctgtctctctgtctgtttgtctgtctgtctttctgtttgtctgtctgtctgtctgtcaaagaacatttattgaaaacatcagcactgtctgtctgtctgtctgtctttgtgtttgttgtttgtctgtttgtctgtttgtttgtctgtgtgtctgtgtgtctgtctgtgtgtttgttgtttgtctgtctgtttgtctgtctgtctgtctgtcttatgtcTGACTTGATGTTATAATTACAGTTTTCTTGCTGTTTAGAGGGCCATTTGAATATGAACTGTGGCTTCGATGTGACCTGTACACTCAGAAACATACACAATGGTATTACTTTCGGGTGCAGAACATGAGACCAAACGTCACCTACAAGTTTACAATAATGAATTTATTGAAGGTAagtatagtgtgtgtgtgtgtgtgtgtgtgtgtgtgtgtgtgtgtgtgtgtgtgtctgtctgtctgtctgtctgtctgtctgcctctctgtctgtctgtctgtctgtctgtctgtctatgtgtgtgtatgtgtacataaCCTAATTATAACGTTCATGTTTAGCCTGACAGTTTGTATAACCATGGCATGCAGCCTCTCATGTATTCTGAAAAGAAAGCAGCACAGAAAAAAATTGGATGGCATCGAGTCGGTCATCGAATCAAATATTACAGAAATTCCATCCGGTGAGCAATAATGGACATCATGTCAGTCTGCACATAAAACACTTTGCTATGTGTAGAAGAGAGGATGGTAAATGTGAGCATTTTTGCTATTCGTTGACATGGCAATGTGAATTTCCATCGGTGGATGATACGTGTTACTTTGCTCATTGTTATCCTTATACATACTCAGATCTGCAGGtacacattgtgtgtgtgtgtgtgtgtgtgtgtgtgtgtgtgtgtgtgtgtgtgtgtgtgtgtgtgtgtgtctgcgtgtgtgtctgtgtctgtgcctgtgtgtgtgtgtgtgtgtgtgtgtgtgtgtgtgtgtgtgtgtgtctgtgcctgtgtgtctctgtgtgtgtgtgtgtgtgtgtttgtgtgtgtgtgtgtgtgtgtgtgtgtgtgtgtgcctgtgtgtctgtgtctgcgtgtgtgtctgtgtctgtgcctgtgtgtgtgtgtgtgtgtgtgtgtgtgtgtgtgtgtgtgtgtctgtgcctgtgtgtctctgtgtgtcagtgtgtctgtctctctgtctctctgtgtctgtctgtctttctgtgtgtgtgtgtgtgtgtgtgtgtgtgtgtgtgtgtgtgtgtgtctgtgtgtgtctgtgtctgtgtctgtgtctgtgtgtctgtctgtgtgtctgtgtgtgtgtgtgtctgtgtgtgtgtgtctgtgtctgtgtctgtctgtcgtgtgtctctgtgtctgtctgtctgtctgtgatttTTCTAACTGCAAATGTTGTTAGGAATACTTGCGATGCATCACTCAAGATCCAATCCGATCTCAGATTTGTAAACAAAAAACTCTCTGTCGCACAATTGCTGGCAATCTCGTTCACATACTCACCATCACTTCATCTGCCAATTCTCCAGTAGAAGCCGAGGTTTGTGACATCCATCAATAATTTCTGTTTactc
The DNA window shown above is from Corticium candelabrum chromosome 13, ooCorCand1.1, whole genome shotgun sequence and carries:
- the LOC134188666 gene encoding uncharacterized protein LOC134188666, whose protein sequence is MDFLPRLWLLLVSCWQVTLASNRCPTVVGNRYSQAGKDLFDVGKYIEAIECLEMAVERAAVPQSFTNLAAAQMEAKLYESCEKSCMKALEVNPKYIPAIEALSALYQRQGRHMDALAYDHKAFKYSLTNVEPLIRMAEDLHELGRYSRSMLYIDKALQMDSKSLAANARKAIALFEESQFVKAANLAHEVLENNPSDNQQEGIVQRILLASLLKTGRADLAVVHSSRWLSTTASSQDVNCALMNIQRLINAFDREKDHRVGVRLLFLSLLEKRVTQLGRFHYICSPHMFFYLPATQEQRTAMAKFVSASHPSVLTSSRQSYQRLFERFPIKYKHLNGSRLRVGIIGSCFHRKHALALFLLRIVTKFLDNNDRVVDIYLYAVNQQRDVLTDMFISMVEDRFRNESGIDAEHIAHDIFKDNIHVLVDVAGFSNTLIQRTLAIKPAPVQIGYLAFPGTSGSDYMDYFICDPIACERDDDFTELLINLPHTVVPPIREVNDGDPGNDHNVLSKEKMKIAPRNFVFCSLALSSYVDRPTMKLWSSILQQTPNSVLWIVLYSNSSEPTVLAEAEKLGIKQRLRLTLDLTYAQMKRYAPGICDLYLDTPLYNDYLRVAMALNFGIPVLTIRGDSMTTRLTTSMLFSAGVEKELAALNKQKYIEGAMYYYKWPNRLTQLRKKLADHKKNRDVPLFNAQVHYITLTYAFVRAHEKYIKGRKRKFYIEVTDHEDYNTNKQHIRIIRKG
- the LOC134188668 gene encoding uncharacterized protein LOC134188668, which produces MAAGDDDSWLFSDVPSDYVCTENACACHVNFKRPLAFEHSPSTFGKPKSKRKDHFNPIDSYCPRSSRSRGARNGLPRATCATGNSRQSEHVCTKQRGKPGRVKRSKQQKTNGSDDLKAKPTFCKLEIGLLDDVTTKHFIWQKRLRHRSPPEILVEDTPPSNSTPQTRIH